The [Pseudomonas] carboxydohydrogena genome includes a window with the following:
- a CDS encoding rolling circle replication-associated protein, protein MTLFNDNPFGTAAKPSRFISEAEFAAVYAAADFAAAFDLCLDTSVTITWRDFGVQAPEEVQAAFERFEKCLRDWLTRRTVPMAYIYCHERGARVGLHTHLNLFVPNIYRNEFKVWAASYTRRCGRGGLMVSTPPIETMWLHWWKVGYICKGYDRQQVVQDARSSVDGRTVYLGDLIPVAWRDPGVIDMKQRVGCSRSLDRSARARGIPGGVVDVAERGGVIDISGVRHRFPASPRKPFRSRYEDGCRDVRKLYGDDLFARVTGISTSTAVPVMAAPTAVEEDLELPPF, encoded by the coding sequence ATGACGTTGTTCAACGACAACCCCTTCGGGACGGCTGCGAAGCCGTCCCGTTTCATTTCGGAGGCGGAGTTTGCTGCGGTGTACGCCGCCGCGGACTTCGCCGCCGCGTTCGATCTGTGCCTCGACACGTCGGTCACGATCACGTGGCGGGACTTCGGCGTGCAGGCACCGGAGGAGGTGCAGGCGGCCTTCGAGCGTTTCGAAAAATGCCTGCGTGATTGGCTAACCCGCCGTACCGTACCCATGGCCTATATCTACTGCCACGAACGTGGAGCGCGCGTTGGCCTGCATACGCACCTGAACCTATTCGTACCCAATATCTACCGGAACGAGTTCAAGGTCTGGGCGGCCAGCTACACCCGCCGCTGCGGCCGCGGTGGCCTCATGGTGAGCACGCCGCCCATCGAGACGATGTGGCTTCACTGGTGGAAGGTAGGATACATCTGCAAAGGCTATGACCGGCAACAAGTGGTGCAGGATGCTCGCAGCTCGGTCGACGGCCGCACCGTATATCTTGGTGATCTCATACCTGTTGCTTGGCGCGACCCTGGCGTGATTGACATGAAGCAACGGGTTGGCTGTTCTCGCAGTCTCGATCGTTCGGCGCGCGCGCGCGGAATTCCCGGTGGTGTCGTCGATGTTGCCGAACGCGGCGGCGTCATTGATATTTCCGGCGTACGGCATCGCTTTCCGGCGTCACCGCGCAAGCCCTTCCGCTCCCGCTACGAAGACGGCTGCCGTGACGTCCGCAAGCTCTACGGTGACGATCTGTTCGCGCGGGTGACGGGTATCAGCACCTCCACGGCGGTGCCGGTGATGGCGGCGCCCACCGCTGTAGAAGAGGACTTGGAGTTGCCGCCGTTCTAA
- a CDS encoding DUF3775 domain-containing protein produces the protein MTESKPTAAIDPFFETIHDSQWNACVGIQGNEQNYVDGYIEAALELASAVLDKKLVASRDTLAMPILYNGRHALELSLKFAINRLHETGMIASRHIPDHDILSHWKHLRDANAGDTTLQQLVTDIEPYVVSLAKIDDDGQELRYPTNRDGKKSLDKLAIVNLPHVRKSLETMNGILTSLKYRVIALVDERRTGSHTKGCSREDLKTIAAMLGNHDTWVSDSFNDKKAAVRAKFGLSSHKFSDAVNQIRSSRALATLVGIETPLTYLSDEKAVFAFEQWAKANPPREDSSDDLGFDYFDRDWEKMDENRRLTQELIGVITDNLSGEEISDIEVVFYIGRDREFGEYYDAMLAEAIEKHKQATSRWEGIYHIMTKATLLDNVIIGLREVGRPSLAAKLQAIRTN, from the coding sequence ATGACTGAATCCAAGCCCACCGCGGCTATCGACCCATTTTTCGAGACAATTCACGATAGCCAATGGAACGCTTGTGTGGGCATCCAGGGCAATGAGCAAAATTATGTCGATGGCTATATCGAAGCTGCGCTTGAGCTGGCTTCGGCGGTCCTCGATAAGAAGCTCGTGGCAAGCCGCGATACGCTGGCCATGCCAATTCTTTACAACGGCCGGCACGCGCTTGAACTATCACTGAAGTTTGCGATCAACCGATTGCATGAGACCGGCATGATTGCGAGCAGGCACATTCCTGATCACGACATACTATCGCACTGGAAGCATCTGCGAGACGCCAATGCTGGCGACACCACGCTTCAGCAACTGGTTACAGATATCGAGCCTTACGTCGTCAGCCTAGCAAAGATCGACGATGATGGTCAGGAGTTGCGTTATCCAACCAATCGTGACGGTAAAAAGAGCCTCGATAAACTTGCGATCGTCAACTTGCCTCACGTTCGCAAAAGTCTCGAGACGATGAATGGCATCCTGACAAGTCTAAAGTACCGTGTCATCGCCCTCGTGGATGAGCGCCGCACCGGCAGCCACACTAAAGGCTGCTCGCGCGAGGATCTTAAGACCATCGCCGCGATGCTGGGCAATCATGACACTTGGGTCAGCGATAGCTTTAACGACAAGAAGGCTGCTGTTCGCGCAAAATTCGGGCTCAGTAGCCACAAATTCTCCGACGCAGTTAACCAGATTCGCAGCTCAAGGGCGCTTGCAACGCTGGTCGGTATCGAAACCCCGCTGACTTACTTGTCAGACGAGAAAGCGGTGTTTGCGTTTGAGCAATGGGCCAAAGCCAATCCGCCGCGCGAAGATAGCTCCGACGATCTTGGGTTCGACTATTTCGACCGCGACTGGGAGAAAATGGATGAGAACCGACGCCTCACGCAGGAGCTGATCGGCGTCATCACAGACAATCTTTCCGGCGAGGAAATATCGGACATTGAGGTCGTGTTCTACATCGGTCGCGACCGCGAATTCGGCGAATATTACGATGCCATGCTGGCAGAGGCGATAGAGAAGCATAAGCAGGCGACGTCGCGCTGGGAGGGCATCTACCACATCATGACGAAGGCCACCTTGCTCGATAACGTCATCATCGGTTTGCGGGAAGTAGGACGGCCATCGCTTGCGGCCAAGTTGCAAGCCATCCGAACCAATTGA
- the phoB gene encoding phosphate regulon transcriptional regulator PhoB → MKARILVVEDEESLTTLLKYNLEAEGYYVEISTRGDEADARLKEYLPDLLILDWMLPGLSGIELCRRLRSNLETKSLPIIMLTARGEESERVRGLATGADDYIVKPFSVPEVLARVRGLLRRVSPSRMATILSYGDIELDRERRRVARAGSPVDLGPTEYRLLEFFLEHPGRVFSREQLLDGVWGRDVYIDERTVDVHIGRLRKLLNLNCDQDPIRTVRGAGYALDDRFAQAS, encoded by the coding sequence ATGAAGGCACGCATCCTTGTCGTTGAAGACGAAGAATCTCTCACCACCTTGCTCAAGTATAATCTCGAAGCCGAGGGATACTATGTGGAGATATCTACCCGAGGCGATGAGGCGGACGCGCGGCTAAAAGAATATCTGCCAGATCTTCTGATTCTCGATTGGATGCTCCCCGGGCTTTCGGGCATTGAGCTTTGCCGGCGGCTTCGCAGTAACCTCGAAACTAAAAGCCTTCCCATCATTATGTTGACGGCTCGCGGCGAAGAGAGCGAACGAGTTCGGGGATTGGCAACTGGTGCGGATGACTACATCGTTAAGCCATTCTCCGTCCCCGAAGTTCTGGCGCGGGTGCGGGGGCTGCTCCGCCGCGTAAGCCCAAGCCGAATGGCTACTATCCTCTCGTATGGCGATATTGAGCTGGATCGGGAGAGGCGCCGAGTGGCACGAGCAGGTTCTCCTGTCGATCTTGGCCCCACGGAATACCGCCTGTTGGAATTTTTTCTGGAACATCCAGGACGAGTATTCAGCCGAGAACAATTGCTTGACGGGGTTTGGGGCAGGGATGTCTACATCGATGAGCGAACGGTGGATGTTCACATCGGCCGCCTTCGAAAGCTACTGAACCTGAATTGCGATCAAGACCCCATCCGAACAGTACGAGGCGCGGGATACGCCCTCGACGACCGTTTTGCGCAAGCCAGTTGA
- the phoU gene encoding phosphate signaling complex protein PhoU yields the protein MILEHTAKAFDEDLHEIAMRVSEMGGLVERQLVDAVNALIHRDGALAAATVAKDADVDQLQREIEERSVLTIARRQPMAIDLRQIISAMRVATDLERIGDLAKNNAKRVNAIGEDDFHSLKLMRGLEHMSDLVQDQIKSVLDAYASKDVAGAMVVWKGDEEVDAICTSLFRELLTYMMEDPRNITFCIHLMFCAKNIERMGDHATNIAETVVYQVEGQTITEKRPKGDMTNFAGTT from the coding sequence ATGATCCTCGAACATACGGCCAAAGCATTCGATGAGGACCTGCATGAGATCGCCATGCGAGTGTCTGAGATGGGTGGTCTTGTCGAACGTCAACTCGTGGACGCCGTCAATGCATTGATTCATCGGGATGGGGCACTGGCCGCCGCCACGGTCGCGAAAGATGCGGACGTCGACCAGCTCCAGCGTGAAATCGAGGAGCGGTCAGTTCTGACGATTGCCAGGCGTCAGCCGATGGCAATCGACCTCAGGCAGATCATCAGCGCGATGCGTGTTGCGACGGACCTCGAACGAATTGGCGATCTTGCCAAGAATAACGCGAAACGTGTGAACGCTATCGGCGAGGATGACTTCCATTCCCTGAAACTGATGCGCGGTCTCGAACATATGTCCGATCTCGTCCAGGACCAGATCAAATCGGTCTTGGACGCTTATGCGTCCAAGGACGTGGCTGGCGCAATGGTGGTCTGGAAAGGTGACGAAGAGGTCGACGCGATCTGTACGTCGCTGTTTCGCGAGCTTTTGACCTACATGATGGAAGATCCTCGCAACATCACCTTCTGCATCCATCTGATGTTCTGCGCCAAGAATATCGAACGAATGGGCGATCATGCGACCAATATCGCCGAAACGGTTGTGTACCAGGTGGAAGGTCAAACGATCACCGAAAAGCGCCCGAAGGGCGACATGACCAACTTTGCGGGTACGACCTGA
- the pstB gene encoding phosphate ABC transporter ATP-binding protein PstB has product MSTSHHLAVVAKPDAASAPLRDKIAVRNLNFFYGDHRALKDITLPLYQNRTTAFIGPSGCGKSTLLRVLNRMYDMYPGQRAEGQVHFDGVNIVGDEIDINLLRARIGMVFQKPTPFPMSIYENIAYGIRLYEKLPKKEIDQRVERALRRAALWEEVKDKLHASGLSLSGGQQQRLCIARTVAVRPEVILFDEPCSALDPISTAKIEELIDELKSDYTIVIVTHNMQQAARVSDYTAFMYLGELVEFGVTTKIFTAPEDHRTQDYITGRFG; this is encoded by the coding sequence ATGAGTACCAGTCATCATCTTGCGGTCGTGGCTAAACCTGACGCTGCCAGCGCCCCGTTGCGGGATAAAATCGCGGTCAGAAACTTAAACTTCTTTTACGGCGATCACAGAGCACTCAAGGACATTACGTTACCGCTTTATCAGAATAGGACGACAGCCTTCATTGGGCCGTCTGGTTGCGGAAAGTCGACATTACTGCGCGTGCTGAATCGGATGTACGATATGTATCCGGGGCAACGGGCCGAGGGGCAGGTTCATTTCGACGGTGTGAACATTGTGGGCGATGAGATCGACATCAATCTTCTTCGTGCCCGCATCGGAATGGTATTTCAGAAACCTACGCCATTCCCAATGTCGATTTATGAGAACATTGCCTACGGAATCCGCCTCTATGAAAAGCTGCCGAAGAAAGAGATCGATCAGCGGGTAGAGCGAGCCCTTCGGCGTGCCGCGCTTTGGGAGGAGGTAAAAGACAAGCTTCACGCCAGTGGCTTGAGCTTGTCCGGTGGTCAGCAGCAGCGTCTATGCATTGCACGCACCGTTGCGGTCAGGCCGGAAGTGATCCTGTTTGACGAGCCATGTTCTGCCCTTGACCCGATTTCGACTGCGAAAATCGAGGAGCTTATTGACGAGTTGAAGTCGGACTACACGATTGTCATCGTCACCCACAACATGCAGCAGGCGGCTCGGGTCTCCGACTACACCGCATTCATGTATTTGGGAGAGTTGGTTGAATTTGGGGTAACGACGAAAATCTTCACTGCCCCAGAGGACCACCGGACGCAAGACTACATCACGGGCCGTTTCGGCTAA
- the pstA gene encoding phosphate ABC transporter permease PstA, with product MELARYSSRRRANGIAVFASVSATVIGMAILAVILGVLLWKGFGGLSLRVFTQMTPPPGSDGGLLNAIMGSLIMTGLGILIGTPIGMLAGTYMAEYGRHEKLTSVIRFINDILLSAPSIVVGLFIYEVMVRPMGHFSGVAGAVALAVLVVPVVVRTTEDMLVLVPNTLREAAASIGLPRALMIRQIGYRAARAGIITGILLAIARVAGETAPLLFTALNNQFFTSNLNAPMASLPAVIFQFALSPYNEWQSLAWTGALIITLSVLALSILARSLAGTRKTS from the coding sequence ATGGAGCTCGCAAGATATTCTTCTCGCCGGCGCGCGAACGGCATCGCGGTTTTCGCCTCCGTTTCGGCGACCGTTATTGGCATGGCCATTCTCGCTGTCATTTTGGGCGTTTTGCTCTGGAAGGGATTTGGCGGTCTTTCCCTGCGGGTCTTCACTCAAATGACGCCGCCGCCGGGCTCGGACGGGGGTCTGCTCAATGCGATCATGGGAAGCTTGATAATGACCGGTCTGGGCATTCTGATCGGGACGCCGATCGGCATGCTCGCAGGAACCTACATGGCGGAGTATGGGCGCCATGAAAAACTGACGAGCGTGATCCGCTTCATCAATGATATCTTGCTGAGTGCGCCATCCATCGTTGTTGGCCTCTTTATCTATGAGGTCATGGTGCGGCCAATGGGCCACTTTTCAGGTGTCGCAGGCGCAGTTGCACTCGCTGTTCTTGTTGTCCCAGTTGTCGTGCGAACCACCGAGGATATGTTGGTCTTGGTACCAAACACGCTTCGGGAAGCCGCCGCATCGATTGGATTGCCGCGCGCATTGATGATCCGGCAGATAGGCTATCGGGCCGCGAGGGCTGGAATCATAACAGGCATCTTGCTCGCGATCGCGCGCGTAGCGGGCGAGACAGCGCCGTTGCTCTTCACTGCTCTCAACAATCAGTTCTTCACGAGCAATTTGAACGCTCCGATGGCGAGTCTGCCAGCCGTTATCTTCCAATTCGCTCTGAGTCCCTACAACGAATGGCAAAGTTTGGCTTGGACAGGTGCGTTGATCATTACGCTATCGGTGCTGGCGCTTAGCATCTTGGCCCGCTCGCTTGCTGGAACAAGGAAGACGTCATGA
- the pstC gene encoding phosphate ABC transporter permease subunit PstC produces MMLGGVIISLISGSIPAFREFGFSFVSTQIWNPVTEKFGAVAPIYGTIVTSFLAMLIAVPFGLLIAMFLTELCPLWLRRPIGIAIELLAGIPSIIYGIWGLFVLAPFFADHVQPTLIAATRNIPVLSSLFAGPPYGIGIFTASIILAIMVLPFITSISRDVFDAVPPVLKEAAYGLGCSTWEVMRFVVLPYTRVGVIGGVMLGLGRALGETMAVTFVIGNAHKINASLLAPGTTIAATIANEFTEAVGDLYTSSLIALGLILFVITFIVLALARFLLMRIEGKVG; encoded by the coding sequence ATGATGCTTGGCGGCGTCATCATATCTCTTATCTCTGGTTCAATACCTGCCTTTCGCGAGTTTGGGTTCAGCTTCGTCTCCACGCAGATCTGGAATCCAGTCACCGAAAAATTCGGAGCCGTTGCGCCGATCTACGGAACTATTGTTACGTCATTTCTCGCAATGTTGATCGCAGTTCCGTTCGGACTGCTCATCGCAATGTTTCTGACCGAGCTATGCCCGTTATGGCTTCGCCGCCCGATTGGCATCGCAATTGAATTATTGGCCGGCATTCCCAGCATTATCTACGGTATTTGGGGTTTGTTTGTTCTGGCCCCATTCTTCGCCGATCATGTTCAGCCGACACTGATCGCCGCGACAAGGAACATCCCAGTCCTGTCGTCTCTGTTCGCCGGCCCTCCTTACGGAATTGGCATTTTCACGGCCAGTATCATTCTGGCCATCATGGTTCTTCCATTTATCACGTCGATCTCGCGTGACGTGTTCGACGCCGTACCGCCGGTGCTCAAAGAGGCGGCCTACGGCCTTGGGTGCAGTACTTGGGAGGTCATGCGCTTTGTCGTGCTTCCCTATACGCGTGTTGGTGTGATCGGCGGCGTGATGCTCGGGCTCGGACGAGCTCTCGGTGAGACGATGGCAGTCACCTTCGTAATCGGCAATGCGCACAAGATTAATGCGTCATTGCTCGCGCCAGGAACAACGATTGCCGCGACGATCGCAAACGAATTTACGGAAGCGGTGGGCGATCTTTACACGTCGTCTCTGATCGCGCTGGGTCTCATCCTGTTCGTCATCACGTTCATCGTTCTGGCGCTCGCGCGCTTTTTGTTGATGAGAATTGAAGGAAAGGTCGGCTAA
- the pstS gene encoding phosphate ABC transporter substrate-binding protein PstS, whose amino-acid sequence MKFTKLLVAAGLAVASAVPAFANDISGAGSTFVYPILAKWADAYKKENGVGVNYQSIGSGGGIKQIQSRTVTFGASDMPLKPADLQKSGLVQFPVVSGGDVPVVNLEGIKPGELKLDGATLAKIFLGDIKTWDDPAIAKLNPTAKLPSQAIVVVHRSDGSGTTFIWTDYLAKVSSDWKSKVGAATAVEWPVGIGAKGNEGVANNVANTKGSIGYVEYAYAKQNKMTSVNMINKDGKVVSPSAAAFQAAAANADWANSDHYFVVITDQPGAESWPIAGSTFVLIPTQPNDVAATKEALKFFGWAFTPKGDAMAENLDYVPMPSSVVNGIKKVWANNIKDSGGQPLFAASN is encoded by the coding sequence GTGAAATTCACCAAATTGCTAGTCGCTGCCGGTCTCGCCGTTGCTTCGGCTGTTCCGGCATTTGCCAACGACATCTCGGGGGCCGGTTCGACCTTCGTGTACCCGATCCTTGCGAAGTGGGCTGATGCCTACAAAAAGGAAAATGGCGTTGGCGTGAACTATCAGTCCATCGGATCTGGTGGTGGCATCAAGCAAATCCAGAGCCGCACGGTGACCTTTGGCGCATCCGACATGCCGCTGAAGCCTGCCGACCTTCAAAAGTCCGGTCTCGTGCAATTCCCTGTCGTCAGCGGCGGCGACGTTCCTGTCGTTAATCTTGAAGGGATCAAGCCTGGCGAACTGAAGCTCGACGGCGCCACGCTTGCCAAAATCTTCCTGGGCGACATCAAGACCTGGGACGATCCGGCAATCGCCAAGCTCAATCCCACCGCGAAACTGCCGAGCCAAGCCATCGTCGTCGTGCACCGTTCGGACGGATCCGGCACGACCTTCATCTGGACCGACTACCTCGCGAAGGTCAGTTCCGATTGGAAGTCGAAGGTCGGTGCTGCCACGGCGGTTGAGTGGCCAGTAGGCATTGGCGCGAAAGGCAACGAAGGCGTCGCAAACAACGTTGCCAATACCAAGGGCTCTATCGGATACGTCGAATACGCTTACGCCAAGCAAAACAAGATGACGTCGGTTAACATGATCAATAAAGACGGAAAGGTCGTGTCGCCGAGTGCGGCAGCTTTCCAGGCCGCCGCCGCGAATGCGGACTGGGCCAATTCAGATCATTATTTCGTCGTGATCACTGATCAGCCCGGTGCTGAAAGCTGGCCAATTGCAGGTTCGACGTTCGTCCTGATCCCTACTCAACCGAATGACGTAGCAGCAACCAAAGAAGCGCTGAAGTTCTTCGGCTGGGCTTTCACGCCGAAGGGCGATGCAATGGCGGAAAACCTTGATTATGTCCCGATGCCCTCGAGCGTGGTGAACGGCATCAAGAAGGTTTGGGCCAACAATATCAAGGACAGCGGTGGCCAGCCGCTTTTCGCAGCCTCGAACTGA
- a CDS encoding winged helix-turn-helix domain-containing protein: MSVLQNRTLPKPIIVCGEFILDREALRAWRGARELNLSLRQLRILEIFMERPRQTISRAFIQSSVWGSAATVSGNNVDVEIGQMRKIMRDADGNHPIRTIRGSGFAFEPGEVQTHG, encoded by the coding sequence ATGTCTGTGCTTCAAAATCGGACGTTGCCGAAGCCCATCATTGTATGTGGAGAATTTATACTGGATCGGGAAGCCCTGCGCGCATGGCGGGGCGCTCGCGAACTTAATCTATCACTGCGCCAGCTTCGTATTCTGGAAATATTTATGGAGCGGCCCCGCCAAACCATCAGCCGCGCGTTCATTCAGTCATCCGTTTGGGGGTCGGCAGCGACGGTCTCGGGTAACAATGTCGATGTCGAAATAGGGCAGATGCGTAAGATCATGCGTGATGCGGACGGCAATCATCCGATCAGAACGATCAGGGGCTCCGGCTTTGCTTTTGAGCCTGGAGAAGTGCAGACGCACGGTTAG
- the arsJ gene encoding organoarsenical effux MFS transporter ArsJ, whose amino-acid sequence MTTMARNYLIVTASYWGFTLVDGALRMLVLFHFFRLGYTPFTLAFLFLLYESGGIVANVAGGYFASKYGIPRMLAAGQALQIFGLIMLSLLSPAWGAVLSVAWVVVSQGIAGIAKDVTKTASKSAIKATSADGSGQLFRWVAWFTGSKNAMKGVGFFIGGLLLDVIGFRAALWAMAALIALIMIAGFLTLPRELGKAKSSKSIRELFAKSRGVNLLAAARIFMFGARDVWFVVGLPVFLYARGWNFLSVGGFLAAWTIAYGFIQAIAPSLVARSTDGLSREVPGARLWGAILAAVPIILMIVMQYDVVSRPDLVLVAGLAFFGLPFAVNSSLHSYLILAYAGSEKAAEDVGFYYAANAAGRLLGIVLSGLLYQVAGINGCLLGSAVMLVMSWAITFLLPLHASPLRAQSAV is encoded by the coding sequence ATGACTACCATGGCAAGAAATTATCTGATCGTGACGGCCTCTTATTGGGGGTTCACCTTGGTGGACGGCGCCCTGCGGATGCTGGTTTTGTTTCACTTCTTCAGGTTGGGCTATACGCCTTTCACCCTTGCCTTCTTGTTCTTGCTTTATGAATCGGGCGGCATCGTCGCCAATGTCGCGGGCGGCTATTTTGCATCGAAGTACGGTATCCCACGGATGCTCGCAGCCGGTCAGGCCTTGCAGATCTTCGGTCTAATTATGCTCTCCCTCTTGAGCCCGGCATGGGGAGCCGTTCTATCCGTCGCGTGGGTGGTGGTCTCTCAGGGAATTGCGGGTATCGCCAAGGACGTCACAAAGACCGCATCGAAATCGGCGATCAAGGCCACTTCCGCCGATGGGAGCGGTCAGTTGTTTCGGTGGGTGGCCTGGTTCACCGGCTCCAAGAACGCCATGAAAGGCGTGGGGTTTTTTATCGGGGGTCTGCTGCTTGACGTGATCGGCTTTCGTGCCGCCCTTTGGGCAATGGCCGCACTCATCGCGCTGATCATGATCGCGGGATTTCTTACTCTGCCACGCGAACTCGGTAAGGCCAAATCCTCGAAGTCGATTCGCGAACTTTTTGCAAAGTCGCGCGGCGTGAACTTGTTGGCAGCAGCGCGTATCTTCATGTTTGGCGCTCGCGATGTCTGGTTCGTCGTTGGTCTTCCGGTCTTTCTCTATGCAAGAGGCTGGAATTTCCTAAGTGTCGGCGGATTCCTTGCCGCCTGGACGATTGCCTATGGTTTCATTCAGGCTATCGCACCTTCACTCGTTGCGCGCAGCACTGATGGACTAAGCCGGGAAGTTCCTGGAGCTCGTCTATGGGGCGCGATACTGGCTGCTGTTCCTATCATCCTCATGATCGTCATGCAGTATGATGTTGTAAGCCGCCCAGACTTGGTTCTAGTTGCCGGATTGGCCTTCTTTGGACTGCCCTTCGCCGTCAATTCATCGCTGCACTCTTATCTTATCCTTGCTTATGCGGGTTCGGAGAAAGCCGCAGAGGATGTCGGCTTTTATTACGCGGCCAACGCGGCTGGCCGACTACTCGGCATCGTCCTATCGGGCCTCCTTTATCAGGTTGCAGGTATCAATGGCTGCCTCCTGGGCTCGGCTGTGATGCTTGTTATGTCTTGGGCGATAACTTTTCTTCTGCCTTTGCACGCTTCTCCGTTGCGAGCTCAGTCGGCCGTTTAA
- a CDS encoding ArsJ-associated glyceraldehyde-3-phosphate dehydrogenase gives MKVGINGMGRIGRLAFRAALGGISRVDNDPNRDNTLDIVHVNELKGGIAATAHLLEFDSIHGRWRTSFGVNDEQSFEVGSKRIGFSDKANPADVPWGDIGCDIVLECTGKFLSPDQLQGYFDRGVKKVIVAAPVKHEGALNIVVGVNDKLYDPASHRLLTAASCTTNCLAPVVKVIHEAIGIRHGQITTIHDPTNTNVVVDAPHKDLRRARSAMLSMQPTTTGSATAISLIYPELKGKLNGHAVRVPVLNASLTDCVFELNRETTVAEVNQLFEAAEATVLAGILGIEKRPLVSADYNNDSRSSIVDAQSTMVTDGTLLKVYAWYDNEIGYSCRMVDLANIVRRAGL, from the coding sequence ATGAAAGTTGGTATTAACGGCATGGGTCGGATCGGGCGCTTGGCGTTTCGAGCGGCGCTTGGTGGGATTTCGCGCGTAGATAACGATCCTAATCGTGACAACACGTTAGACATCGTTCACGTCAACGAACTCAAAGGCGGCATAGCTGCGACGGCTCATTTGCTTGAGTTTGACAGCATTCATGGCCGCTGGCGTACGTCATTCGGCGTAAATGACGAACAATCCTTTGAGGTAGGATCAAAGCGTATTGGGTTCAGTGACAAAGCGAATCCCGCTGACGTTCCGTGGGGAGATATCGGCTGCGATATCGTGCTCGAATGTACCGGCAAGTTCCTCAGCCCTGATCAGTTGCAGGGTTATTTCGACCGAGGCGTCAAAAAAGTAATTGTCGCAGCTCCGGTCAAGCACGAGGGTGCCCTCAATATCGTCGTTGGCGTCAACGACAAACTGTACGACCCCGCAAGTCACCGCCTTCTCACCGCTGCTTCCTGCACAACCAATTGCCTCGCGCCGGTGGTGAAAGTGATCCACGAAGCAATCGGGATTCGTCATGGACAGATCACAACGATCCATGACCCGACCAACACCAATGTTGTCGTTGATGCGCCTCACAAGGACCTGAGAAGGGCGCGGTCGGCTATGCTGTCGATGCAGCCAACAACGACCGGTAGCGCGACGGCAATTTCGCTCATTTATCCGGAGCTAAAAGGGAAGCTCAACGGTCACGCCGTTCGTGTGCCGGTCCTGAACGCGAGCCTCACCGATTGCGTTTTCGAACTCAATCGAGAAACGACGGTGGCTGAGGTGAACCAGCTCTTCGAAGCCGCAGAAGCAACGGTTCTCGCGGGCATTCTCGGAATCGAAAAGCGGCCTCTCGTTTCGGCGGACTACAATAACGATAGTCGCAGTTCGATCGTGGATGCACAAAGCACGATGGTCACCGATGGGACGCTGCTCAAAGTCTATGCCTGGTACGACAACGAGATCGGCTATTCGTGCCGCATGGTCGACCTTGCCAACATTGTGCGGAGGGCAGGCCTATGA